In a single window of the Litorilinea aerophila genome:
- a CDS encoding MFS transporter, translating to MKPTSPANGQSGVAKHDPYAAFRIRNYRLYIIGWFIALVGTRIQSIAIAWEMYQRTGEALSLGLVGLAQALPTMALALPAGFLADKFNRTRLVMLSLAAMTLTSLALAGLSVAQGSIAWMYFFLFLDAAAVMIGRPARTALVPQLVPAEVFPNAVTWNTSMMQIASVLGPALGGVIVAFNVPMAYVITAASSLLFLVMLARLDFRFDTRPVGGASLQTLLAGIQFVWKTRIILTMISLDLFAVLLGGAVYLLPIYAEDILQVGATGFGWLRAAPAIGAFCMAMLMVYLPPMKHAGRALLLNVAGFGVATIIFGISKSFWLSFAMLFLTGAFDNVSMIVRQTLQQLLTPDHMRGRVSAVSSVFVGASNELGGLESGLVAHWFGPVVSVVSGGIGTLLVVAGAALLSPRLRNFGALHDARPEEDGEAAPAKLAASSADD from the coding sequence ATGAAACCGACTTCCCCTGCCAATGGGCAGTCCGGCGTTGCTAAACACGATCCATACGCGGCGTTTCGGATTCGAAACTATCGGCTCTACATCATTGGCTGGTTCATCGCCCTGGTCGGCACCCGCATCCAAAGCATTGCCATCGCCTGGGAGATGTACCAGCGCACCGGTGAAGCCCTCTCCTTGGGGCTGGTGGGGCTGGCCCAGGCCCTGCCCACCATGGCCCTGGCCCTGCCTGCCGGGTTCCTGGCGGACAAGTTCAACCGCACCCGGCTGGTCATGCTCAGCCTGGCCGCCATGACCCTGACTTCCCTGGCCCTGGCTGGCCTCTCGGTGGCCCAGGGTTCCATCGCCTGGATGTACTTCTTCCTCTTCCTGGATGCGGCCGCAGTCATGATTGGCCGACCGGCTCGCACCGCCCTGGTGCCCCAGCTGGTCCCGGCGGAGGTCTTCCCCAACGCGGTGACCTGGAACACCAGCATGATGCAGATCGCGTCGGTGTTGGGGCCGGCCCTGGGCGGCGTCATCGTGGCCTTCAACGTGCCCATGGCCTATGTCATCACCGCGGCCTCGTCCCTGCTCTTCCTGGTGATGCTGGCCCGGCTGGACTTCCGCTTCGACACCCGGCCGGTGGGCGGGGCTTCCCTGCAGACCCTGCTGGCGGGGATCCAGTTTGTGTGGAAGACCCGCATCATCCTGACCATGATCTCCCTGGACCTCTTTGCCGTACTCCTGGGCGGCGCGGTCTACCTGCTGCCCATCTACGCGGAAGATATCCTGCAGGTGGGGGCCACAGGCTTTGGCTGGCTGCGGGCCGCGCCGGCCATCGGCGCCTTCTGCATGGCCATGCTCATGGTCTATCTGCCGCCCATGAAGCATGCGGGCCGGGCGCTGCTGCTCAACGTGGCCGGCTTCGGCGTGGCCACCATCATCTTCGGCATCAGCAAGTCCTTCTGGCTCTCCTTTGCCATGCTCTTCCTCACCGGCGCCTTCGACAACGTGAGCATGATCGTGCGCCAGACCCTGCAGCAACTGCTGACGCCCGACCACATGCGGGGCCGGGTTTCCGCGGTGAGCAGCGTCTTCGTGGGGGCGTCCAATGAGCTGGGCGGGCTGGAGTCGGGGCTGGTGGCCCACTGGTTTGGGCCGGTGGTCTCGGTAGTAAGCGGTGGCATCGGCACCCTGCTGGTGGTGGCCGGCGCCGCGCTCCTCTCCCCCCGGTTGCGCAACTTCGGCGCCCTCCACGACGCCCGCCCGGAGGAGGATGGAGAAGCCGCGCCGGCCAAGTTGGCAGCCAGCAGCGCCGATGATTAA
- a CDS encoding Gfo/Idh/MocA family protein codes for MNEIKVAFAGVRRSSAFFKAFQLHPETQIVALCDINERTLAEAGKATGVTQLYTVYEKMLDEARPDVVVVATPMQYHAPQAIAALQRDIHVLSEVTACVSMDEARWLVQACRQSSAVYMMAENYIYRKPVVLVQAMVEAGLFGEVYYAEGEYLHELSALHHTPEGQPTWRYYWQVGVNGATYPTHSLGPCLQWIQERPARVSCIGTGRWTDPEHAMEDTILLLCKTASGKLIRVRLDMLSKRPHAMTNYTLQGTKGVFEGARRPGERDWVWISDYCRDPNQWVPLETFEAEFLPEIWRDPPPEALQAGHGGGDYFEVMDFIDAVQGRKAPTIDIHKAMDMTLPGLVSQESIRRGGEWLEVPDSRQW; via the coding sequence ATGAACGAGATCAAGGTCGCCTTCGCCGGGGTCCGTCGTTCCAGCGCCTTTTTCAAGGCCTTCCAGCTCCACCCGGAAACCCAGATCGTGGCCCTGTGTGACATCAACGAGCGAACCCTGGCCGAAGCAGGCAAAGCCACCGGCGTCACACAGCTCTACACCGTCTACGAGAAGATGTTGGACGAGGCCCGGCCCGACGTGGTGGTGGTCGCCACGCCCATGCAGTACCATGCGCCCCAGGCCATCGCCGCGCTGCAGCGGGATATCCACGTCCTCTCGGAAGTGACCGCCTGTGTTTCCATGGACGAAGCCCGCTGGCTGGTCCAGGCCTGCAGGCAGAGCTCGGCCGTCTACATGATGGCCGAGAACTACATCTACCGCAAGCCCGTGGTCCTGGTGCAGGCCATGGTCGAGGCCGGCCTCTTCGGCGAGGTCTACTACGCCGAGGGCGAATACCTGCACGAACTGTCGGCCCTGCACCACACGCCCGAGGGCCAGCCCACCTGGCGCTACTACTGGCAGGTGGGCGTCAACGGCGCCACCTACCCCACCCACAGCCTGGGCCCCTGCCTGCAGTGGATCCAGGAGCGGCCGGCGCGGGTCAGCTGCATTGGCACAGGGCGATGGACCGATCCGGAGCACGCCATGGAGGACACGATCCTGCTGCTGTGCAAGACGGCCAGCGGAAAGCTGATCCGGGTCCGGCTGGATATGCTCTCCAAACGGCCCCACGCCATGACCAACTACACCCTCCAGGGCACCAAAGGCGTCTTCGAAGGGGCCCGGCGCCCCGGCGAGCGCGACTGGGTCTGGATCAGCGACTACTGCCGGGATCCCAACCAGTGGGTGCCCCTGGAGACCTTCGAGGCGGAGTTTCTGCCGGAAATCTGGCGCGATCCACCGCCGGAAGCGCTGCAGGCGGGACACGGGGGCGGCGACTATTTCGAAGTGATGGATTTTATCGACGCGGTGCAGGGACGCAAAGCGCCGACCATCGACATCCACAAGGCCATGGACATGACCCTGCCGGGCCTGGTCAGCCAGGAGTCCATCCGCCGCGGGGGCGAGTGGCTGGAAGTGCCCGACTCGCGCCAGTGGTAA
- a CDS encoding GNAT family N-acetyltransferase: protein MNRDKPYTQLHMVWPPHRLDTPPAVQMPPGYFLRTYQPGDEPSFYAVMELAGFTGWDDEKLQPWLARVLPEGWFLAIHAQSGKIVATAMATHNATELHPFGGELGWVAGDPAHAGRGLGLAVCAAVTARFLAAGYRHIYLKTDDWRLPALKTYLKLGYVPFLFAPGIAERWHAICAQLDWPHTPDVWPRSWAE, encoded by the coding sequence TTGAACAGGGACAAACCTTATACCCAATTGCATATGGTCTGGCCGCCCCATCGGCTGGACACGCCCCCGGCCGTACAGATGCCGCCCGGCTATTTCCTGCGCACCTACCAGCCGGGCGATGAACCTTCCTTTTATGCGGTCATGGAGCTGGCCGGCTTCACGGGATGGGATGACGAGAAGTTGCAGCCCTGGCTCGCCCGGGTGCTGCCGGAGGGCTGGTTCCTGGCCATCCACGCCCAGAGCGGCAAGATTGTGGCCACGGCCATGGCCACCCATAACGCCACAGAGCTACACCCCTTTGGCGGCGAGTTGGGCTGGGTGGCCGGCGATCCAGCCCATGCGGGCCGGGGATTGGGTTTGGCTGTCTGCGCCGCGGTCACGGCACGCTTCCTCGCGGCCGGATATCGCCATATCTATCTGAAGACCGACGACTGGCGGCTGCCGGCGTTGAAGACCTATCTCAAACTGGGGTATGTCCCTTTCCTGTTTGCGCCCGGCATAGCAGAGCGCTGGCACGCGATCTGTGCCCAGCTGGACTGGCCGCACACCCCCGACGTCTGGCCCCGATCCTGGGCAGAATGA
- a CDS encoding heavy metal translocating P-type ATPase produces MDDVGTQTWQLKLAGLLPTETPAEDGCRQLLERLAAVQGVARAHIVEADGASALCVHYDPGQIEPTRLERLAQELSSQLAAPAMAAGPANQAARPRPEAPPAHGHDGVPTFLPSWLQEQWTLLLVALAGLFLVVGFIGERLLGLPEPVALAFYLLAYLAGGYDVAVHALPGLLRGRFDTDVLMLAAAVGAAALGEWEEGAFLLFLFALGHAGEHYALDRARNAVSALAALMPRTAYLRQGDQITEVSVETLQVGDQVLVRPGDRLPVDGEIVAGRSSIDQAPVTGESVPVAKEPGDPVFAGTINQEAAIDVRVTRLARDNTLSRVMQMVQEAQSQQSPTQRFTEQFTRRFVPAVLGLAGLVALVPPLVGWMAWNESFYRAMLLLVAASPCALAIGTPAAVLAGIAQAARNGVLIKGGVHLENLGRLQVMAFDKTGTLTEGRFQVTQVIPLNGASPEEVLRLAAAVEQQSSHPLAQAVVEAARSRGLEIPNGEAVENLPGRGIRGHVQGEPVLVGSQRLLQEMDQLTRNGDATALFQRLEESGETAMAVSRGGTVVGVIGLADRPRPGVRETLERLLALGIRKLVMLTGDTEAVARRIAREVGVTDVRAGLLPEEKLQAIRALEAEYGPIAMVGDGINDGPALATATVGIAMGGAGTAVALETADVALMADDLGKLPFAVGLSRASRRIIQQNLAIALGVMILLVLSSVIGLVQLSWAVILHEGSTVLVVLNALRLLAYGSAPQNQ; encoded by the coding sequence ATGGACGACGTAGGTACCCAAACGTGGCAACTCAAACTGGCAGGGCTCCTGCCTACAGAAACGCCTGCGGAGGACGGCTGCCGCCAGCTCCTGGAACGCCTGGCCGCCGTGCAGGGGGTGGCCCGGGCCCACATCGTCGAAGCGGATGGAGCCTCGGCCCTCTGCGTGCACTACGATCCCGGCCAGATCGAACCGACTCGTCTGGAGCGCCTGGCCCAAGAACTCAGCAGCCAGCTTGCCGCACCCGCCATGGCCGCAGGCCCTGCTAACCAGGCCGCGCGGCCAAGGCCCGAAGCACCCCCAGCGCATGGCCATGACGGCGTACCGACCTTTCTCCCCAGCTGGCTCCAGGAACAGTGGACGCTGCTACTGGTAGCGTTGGCCGGCCTCTTCCTGGTGGTGGGCTTCATAGGGGAACGGCTGCTGGGCCTGCCCGAGCCCGTGGCCCTGGCCTTCTACCTGCTGGCCTACCTGGCCGGCGGCTACGATGTGGCCGTCCACGCCCTCCCAGGACTCCTGCGGGGCCGGTTTGATACGGACGTCTTGATGCTGGCGGCCGCCGTGGGCGCGGCCGCCCTGGGGGAATGGGAGGAAGGCGCTTTCCTCCTCTTCCTCTTTGCCCTGGGCCACGCCGGAGAACACTATGCCCTGGACCGGGCCCGCAACGCGGTCAGTGCCCTCGCGGCCCTCATGCCCCGCACTGCATACCTGCGCCAGGGGGACCAGATTACCGAGGTATCGGTGGAAACCCTGCAGGTGGGCGACCAGGTCTTGGTGCGCCCAGGAGATCGGCTGCCCGTGGACGGGGAGATCGTGGCCGGGCGCAGCAGCATCGATCAGGCCCCGGTGACCGGCGAAAGCGTCCCGGTGGCCAAAGAGCCCGGCGACCCGGTCTTCGCCGGCACCATCAACCAGGAGGCGGCCATCGATGTGCGGGTGACCCGGCTGGCCCGGGACAATACCCTGAGCCGGGTCATGCAGATGGTGCAGGAGGCCCAGAGTCAGCAGAGTCCGACCCAGCGCTTCACCGAGCAATTTACCCGACGCTTCGTTCCGGCCGTCCTGGGCCTGGCCGGCCTGGTGGCCCTGGTGCCCCCCCTGGTGGGTTGGATGGCATGGAACGAGAGCTTCTACCGGGCCATGCTGCTGCTGGTGGCGGCCTCTCCCTGCGCCTTAGCCATCGGCACCCCGGCCGCAGTGCTGGCCGGTATCGCCCAGGCCGCCCGCAACGGCGTGCTCATCAAGGGCGGCGTCCACCTGGAAAATCTGGGGCGCCTCCAGGTGATGGCGTTCGACAAAACCGGCACGCTGACCGAAGGCCGCTTTCAAGTGACCCAGGTGATCCCCCTGAACGGCGCTTCACCGGAGGAGGTGCTACGCCTGGCCGCGGCCGTGGAGCAACAGTCCAGCCACCCGCTGGCCCAGGCCGTGGTGGAGGCTGCCCGGTCCCGCGGGCTGGAGATCCCCAACGGAGAGGCCGTCGAAAATCTCCCCGGCCGGGGCATTCGAGGCCATGTCCAGGGAGAGCCGGTACTGGTCGGCTCCCAGCGGCTCCTCCAGGAAATGGACCAGCTGACGCGGAACGGGGACGCCACGGCCCTGTTCCAGCGATTAGAAGAGAGCGGCGAGACAGCCATGGCCGTGAGCCGGGGCGGCACGGTGGTGGGGGTGATCGGCCTGGCGGACCGACCTCGTCCGGGCGTTCGGGAGACCCTGGAACGGTTGTTGGCCCTGGGCATCCGCAAGCTGGTCATGCTGACCGGTGATACGGAGGCCGTGGCCCGGCGAATCGCGCGGGAGGTGGGGGTCACCGACGTGCGTGCCGGCCTGCTGCCAGAGGAGAAGCTGCAGGCCATCCGGGCGCTGGAGGCCGAGTATGGCCCCATCGCCATGGTGGGGGATGGCATCAACGATGGGCCGGCCCTGGCCACCGCCACCGTGGGCATCGCCATGGGCGGCGCCGGCACCGCTGTGGCCCTGGAAACCGCGGACGTGGCCCTCATGGCTGACGACTTGGGCAAGCTCCCCTTTGCCGTTGGGCTGAGCCGGGCCAGCCGCCGCATCATCCAGCAGAATCTGGCCATCGCGCTGGGGGTGATGATCCTGCTGGTCCTCAGCTCGGTGATAGGGTTGGTCCAGCTGAGCTGGGCTGTGATCCTGCACGAGGGGAGCACGGTCTTGGTGGTGCTCAACGCCTTGCGGCTGTTGGCCTACGGAAGCGCCCCTCAGAACCAGTAA
- a CDS encoding ArsR/SmtB family transcription factor: MQISSARPLKSMTQGHPPAHERQSFCTADHSDSTLAAAVRAHLVDAATATQAAELFKALADPTRVRIISLLAHTEMCVGDLCLALEMTQPAISYQLRILRTLRIVRSRREGKHVFYTLDDDHVYQIFRQGLDHVQHG; this comes from the coding sequence GTGCAAATCTCCAGCGCCCGCCCCTTGAAGTCCATGACACAAGGCCATCCCCCGGCCCACGAACGCCAGTCCTTCTGCACCGCCGATCACTCGGACTCGACCCTGGCGGCAGCGGTGCGCGCCCACCTGGTGGACGCCGCCACCGCAACCCAGGCAGCCGAGCTCTTCAAGGCCCTGGCCGACCCCACCCGGGTGCGCATCATCAGCCTGCTGGCCCACACGGAGATGTGTGTGGGCGATCTCTGCCTGGCCCTGGAGATGACCCAGCCGGCCATCTCCTACCAGCTGCGTATCCTGCGCACCCTCCGCATCGTGCGCAGCCGCCGGGAAGGGAAACATGTCTTCTATACCCTGGACGACGATCACGTCTACCAGATCTTCCGGCAGGGGCTGGACCATGTCCAACATGGATAG
- a CDS encoding OsmC family protein produces the protein MVRRIHVTYWLRLPREQRPVAERVHGFHARFCPVYRTISGSVEITTSLEMEDLE, from the coding sequence GTGGTGCGGCGTATCCACGTCACCTATTGGCTACGGCTCCCCCGGGAGCAACGGCCGGTGGCGGAGCGGGTCCATGGTTTCCACGCCCGCTTCTGCCCGGTCTACCGTACCATCAGCGGCAGCGTGGAAATCACCACATCTCTGGAGATGGAAGATCTGGAATAG